One part of the Streptomyces lienomycini genome encodes these proteins:
- a CDS encoding RNA polymerase sigma factor, which translates to MDRADVGALVQSAADGDAAAWKSLVDGLGPLVWSVVRAHGLSDADAHEVYQTAWFRFAQHLGRIREPEKTGSWLASTARHECLKLLKASKRWTPTDDPQLLDRPSEDRTPEESVLDSEEAAAQTERVRLLWQEFEELGERCRQLLRVLIASPPPSYQEVSAALGIAVGSIGPMRQRCLRRLRARLEARGTK; encoded by the coding sequence GTGGACCGTGCAGATGTCGGGGCGCTCGTCCAGTCGGCCGCCGACGGGGACGCGGCGGCCTGGAAGTCACTGGTGGACGGGCTCGGCCCGCTGGTGTGGTCCGTCGTGCGGGCGCACGGGCTCTCCGACGCCGACGCGCACGAGGTGTACCAGACCGCCTGGTTCCGGTTCGCCCAGCACCTGGGACGCATCAGGGAACCGGAGAAGACCGGCTCCTGGCTGGCCAGTACGGCACGGCACGAGTGCCTGAAGCTGCTCAAGGCCTCGAAGCGGTGGACGCCGACCGACGATCCGCAGCTGCTCGACCGGCCGAGCGAGGACCGTACGCCGGAGGAGTCGGTGCTCGACTCCGAGGAGGCCGCGGCGCAGACCGAGCGCGTGCGGCTGCTGTGGCAGGAGTTCGAAGAACTGGGCGAGCGCTGCCGCCAGTTGCTGCGGGTGCTGATCGCCTCGCCGCCGCCCAGTTATCAGGAGGTGTCCGCCGCGCTGGGTATCGCGGTGGGCAGCATCGGGCCGATGCGCCAGCGCTGTCTGCGCCGGCTGCGGGCCCGGCTCGAGGCACGGGGGACGAAATGA
- a CDS encoding cytochrome P450 — MTQETTTLTGQSPPPVRDWPALDLDGPEFDPVLADLMREGPLTRVRLPHGEGWAWLATRYDDVKAITNDPRFGRSEVTRRRITRLAPHFKPRPGSLAFADQPDHNRLRRAVAGAFTVGTAKGLRPRAQEILDGLVDAILLENPPADLVERVLEPFPIAVVSEVMGVPAADRERVHSWTRQIISTSGGAEAAERAKQGLYGWITETVRARAGGGGDDVYSMLGAAVARGEVGETEAVGLAGPLQIGGEAVTHNVGQMLFLLLTRPELMARMRERPEARGTALDELLRWISHRTSVGLARIALEDVEVHGVRVAAGDPVYVSYLAANRDPDVFPDPDRIDLDRAPNPHVAFGNGHHFCTGAVLARMQTELLVDTLLERLPGLRLAVPADQVAWRRKTMIRGPRTLPCAW; from the coding sequence ATGACGCAGGAGACCACCACGCTCACCGGCCAGTCACCGCCCCCCGTGCGGGACTGGCCCGCCCTGGACCTGGACGGCCCGGAGTTCGACCCGGTCCTCGCCGACCTGATGCGCGAGGGGCCGTTGACCCGCGTCCGGCTGCCGCACGGCGAGGGCTGGGCCTGGCTGGCCACGCGGTACGACGACGTGAAGGCGATCACCAACGATCCGCGCTTCGGGCGTTCCGAGGTGACGCGGCGCCGGATCACGCGCCTGGCGCCGCACTTCAAGCCGCGCCCCGGCTCGCTCGCCTTCGCCGACCAGCCCGACCACAACCGGCTGCGGCGCGCGGTCGCGGGCGCGTTCACCGTGGGCACGGCGAAGGGGCTGCGGCCGCGGGCCCAGGAGATCCTCGACGGCCTGGTCGACGCGATCCTGCTGGAGAACCCGCCGGCGGACCTGGTCGAGCGGGTCCTGGAGCCCTTCCCGATCGCCGTCGTCAGCGAGGTGATGGGCGTACCGGCCGCCGACCGGGAGCGCGTGCACTCCTGGACCCGGCAGATCATCTCCACGTCCGGCGGCGCCGAGGCCGCCGAGCGGGCCAAGCAGGGCCTGTACGGGTGGATCACCGAGACCGTCCGCGCCCGGGCCGGCGGCGGTGGCGACGACGTGTACTCGATGCTCGGCGCGGCCGTCGCCCGCGGCGAGGTCGGCGAGACGGAGGCCGTCGGACTCGCGGGGCCGCTGCAGATCGGCGGCGAGGCCGTCACGCACAACGTCGGACAGATGCTGTTCCTGCTGCTCACCCGGCCCGAGCTGATGGCGCGGATGCGGGAGCGCCCCGAGGCCCGGGGCACGGCCCTGGACGAGTTGCTGCGCTGGATCTCGCACCGCACCTCGGTGGGCCTGGCCCGCATCGCCCTGGAGGACGTCGAGGTCCACGGGGTCCGCGTCGCCGCGGGCGACCCGGTGTACGTCTCCTACCTGGCCGCCAACCGCGATCCGGACGTCTTCCCCGACCCGGACCGCATCGACCTCGACCGGGCTCCCAACCCACACGTGGCCTTCGGCAACGGGCACCACTTCTGCACGGGTGCCGTGCTGGCCCGGATGCAGACCGAACTCCTCGTCGACACCCTGCTGGAACGGCTGCCGGGGCTGCGGCTCGCGGTCCCCGCGGACCAGGTGGCCTGGCGCCGCAAGACCATGATCCGGGGTCCCCGCACCCTGCCCTGCGCCTGGTAG
- a CDS encoding N-formylglutamate amidohydrolase, whose amino-acid sequence MTDAPASFALLPGAAASPVILHVPHSSREIPADVRPGIVLSDAELERELDHMTDSHTAEIAERACELAGLTPWRFVNGASRLVVDPERFPDEREEMTAVGMGAVYTRTSHREVLRADGTDPEPLIERYFRPYARAMAEAVADRLAATGRAVIVDVHSYPTEPLPYELHGEGPRPPVCLGTDGFHTPPALLAAAREAFAPCGETGLDSPFGGTYVPLDFYGTRAEVGALMVEIRRDTYMSEPGGPAGPGLSRLAASLATLVDAVSG is encoded by the coding sequence ATGACCGACGCCCCCGCTTCCTTCGCACTCCTCCCGGGCGCCGCCGCGTCCCCGGTGATCCTGCACGTGCCGCACTCCTCCCGCGAGATCCCCGCCGACGTCCGCCCGGGCATCGTGCTCTCGGACGCGGAGCTGGAGCGGGAGCTGGACCACATGACCGACTCGCACACGGCCGAGATCGCCGAGCGGGCCTGCGAACTGGCCGGTCTCACGCCCTGGCGGTTCGTGAACGGGGCGTCGCGGCTGGTCGTCGACCCGGAGCGGTTCCCCGACGAGCGGGAGGAGATGACGGCCGTCGGGATGGGCGCCGTGTACACGCGCACCTCGCACCGCGAGGTGCTGCGCGCGGACGGCACGGACCCCGAGCCGCTGATCGAGCGGTACTTCCGGCCGTACGCGCGGGCGATGGCGGAGGCGGTCGCCGACCGGCTCGCGGCCACCGGCCGGGCCGTGATCGTCGACGTGCACTCCTACCCGACCGAGCCGCTCCCCTACGAGCTGCACGGCGAGGGCCCGCGTCCACCCGTCTGCCTGGGCACCGACGGCTTCCACACGCCGCCCGCCCTGCTCGCCGCGGCCCGGGAGGCGTTCGCCCCGTGCGGGGAGACCGGGTTGGACAGCCCGTTCGGCGGGACGTACGTGCCGCTGGACTTCTACGGGACGCGGGCCGAGGTCGGCGCGCTGATGGTGGAGATCCGCCGGGACACCTACATGTCGGAGCCGGGCGGTCCGGCCGGGCCCGGGCTGTCGCGCCTGGCGGCCTCGCTGGCGACGCTCGTCGACGCCGTGTCGGGCTGA
- a CDS encoding NADP-dependent isocitrate dehydrogenase has translation MTDSTIIYTHTDEAPALATYSFLPVVRAYASQAGVAVETRDISLAGRIIALFPEYLTEDQRIPDALAELGELAKTPAANIIKLPNISASIPQLKAAVAELQGQGYALPAYPDDPKTDEERDVRARYDKVKGSAVNPVLREGNSDRRAPASVKNYAKTHPHRMGAWTGESRTNVATMGENDFRSTEKSAVIAEDGALRIELVGDDGTTTVLRESVPVKKDEVVDASVLRVAALREFLTAQVARAKAEGILYSVHLKATMMKVSDPIIFGHVVRAFFPKTFAQYGDVLAKAGLTPNDGLGGIYKGLESLPEGAEIKASFDAELAEGPELAMVDSDKGITNLHVPSDVIIDASMPAMIRTSGHMWGADGGEHDALAVIPDSSYAGVYQAVIEDCRAHGAYDPSTMGSVPNVGLMAQKAEEYGSHDKTFEIPTTGTVRLVDAAGNAVLEQTVSAGDIFRACQTKDAPIRDWVKLAVTRARATGDPAVFWLDEGRAHDANLIAKVKTYLSEHDTEGLDIRILDPVEATKLSVERIRRGENTISVTGNVLRDYLTDLFPILELGTSAKMLSVVPLMAGGGLFETGAGGSAPKHVQQLVKEDYLRWDSLGEFFALVPSLEQYAEATGNTRAKVLADTLDRATATFLNEDKSPTRRVGGIDNRGSHFFLSLYWAQELAKQTDDADLAKAFAPLAEKLTADEQKIVGELNAVQGKPAEIGGYYQPDPAKAAKIMRPSATWNEALATFA, from the coding sequence GTGACTGACTCGACCATCATCTATACACACACTGACGAGGCCCCGGCCCTGGCGACGTATTCGTTCCTGCCGGTGGTCCGGGCGTACGCCTCGCAGGCGGGTGTCGCGGTCGAGACCCGCGACATCTCGCTGGCCGGCCGCATCATCGCCCTGTTCCCGGAGTACCTGACCGAGGACCAGCGCATCCCGGACGCCCTCGCGGAGCTCGGCGAGCTGGCCAAGACGCCCGCCGCCAACATCATCAAGCTGCCGAACATCTCGGCGTCCATCCCGCAGCTCAAGGCCGCCGTCGCCGAGCTGCAGGGCCAGGGCTACGCGCTCCCGGCCTACCCGGACGACCCGAAGACCGACGAGGAGCGCGACGTCCGCGCCCGCTACGACAAGGTCAAGGGCTCCGCGGTCAACCCGGTCCTGCGCGAGGGCAACTCCGACCGCCGTGCCCCGGCGTCGGTGAAGAACTACGCCAAGACCCACCCGCACCGCATGGGTGCCTGGACCGGCGAGTCCAGGACCAATGTGGCGACCATGGGCGAGAACGACTTCCGGTCCACCGAGAAGTCCGCGGTGATCGCCGAGGACGGCGCCCTGCGGATCGAGCTGGTCGGCGACGACGGCACCACCACGGTGCTGCGCGAGTCGGTGCCGGTGAAGAAGGACGAGGTCGTCGACGCCTCCGTGCTGCGCGTCGCCGCGCTGCGCGAGTTCCTCACCGCGCAGGTCGCCCGCGCCAAGGCCGAGGGCATCCTGTACTCGGTGCACCTGAAGGCCACGATGATGAAGGTCTCCGACCCGATCATCTTCGGCCACGTGGTCCGTGCCTTCTTCCCGAAGACCTTCGCCCAGTACGGCGACGTGCTCGCCAAGGCCGGCCTCACCCCGAACGACGGTCTCGGCGGCATCTACAAGGGCCTGGAGTCCCTGCCCGAGGGTGCCGAGATCAAGGCGTCCTTCGACGCCGAGCTGGCCGAGGGCCCGGAGCTGGCCATGGTCGACTCCGACAAGGGCATCACCAACCTGCACGTGCCCTCGGACGTCATCATCGACGCGTCCATGCCGGCCATGATCCGCACCTCCGGTCACATGTGGGGCGCGGACGGCGGCGAGCACGACGCCCTCGCCGTGATCCCGGACTCCTCCTACGCCGGTGTGTACCAGGCCGTCATCGAGGACTGCCGCGCCCACGGCGCCTACGACCCGTCCACGATGGGCTCGGTGCCGAACGTCGGTCTCATGGCGCAGAAGGCCGAGGAGTACGGCAGCCACGACAAGACCTTCGAGATCCCCACCACGGGCACGGTCCGGCTGGTCGACGCCGCGGGCAACGCGGTGCTGGAGCAGACGGTCTCCGCCGGCGACATCTTCCGCGCCTGCCAGACCAAGGACGCCCCGATCCGCGACTGGGTCAAGCTGGCCGTCACCCGCGCCCGCGCCACCGGCGACCCGGCCGTGTTCTGGCTGGACGAGGGCCGCGCCCACGACGCCAACCTGATCGCCAAGGTGAAGACCTACCTGTCGGAGCACGACACCGAGGGCCTGGACATCCGGATCCTCGACCCGGTCGAGGCGACCAAGCTGTCGGTGGAGCGCATCCGCCGCGGCGAGAACACCATCTCGGTGACCGGCAACGTCCTGCGCGACTACCTGACCGACCTGTTCCCGATCCTGGAGTTGGGCACCAGCGCCAAGATGCTGTCGGTCGTCCCGCTGATGGCGGGCGGCGGCCTGTTCGAGACCGGCGCCGGCGGCTCCGCGCCCAAGCACGTGCAGCAGCTGGTCAAGGAGGACTACCTGCGCTGGGACTCCCTCGGTGAGTTCTTCGCCCTGGTGCCGTCCCTGGAGCAGTACGCCGAGGCCACCGGCAACACCCGCGCCAAGGTCCTCGCCGACACGCTCGACCGCGCCACGGCGACCTTCCTCAACGAGGACAAGTCCCCGACCCGCCGGGTCGGCGGCATCGACAACCGCGGCAGCCACTTCTTCCTGTCCCTGTACTGGGCGCAGGAGCTGGCCAAGCAGACCGACGACGCGGACCTGGCCAAGGCCTTCGCCCCGCTCGCCGAGAAGCTGACCGCCGACGAGCAGAAGATCGTCGGCGAGCTGAACGCCGTCCAGGGCAAGCCGGCCGAGATCGGCGGCTACTACCAGCCCGACCCGGCCAAGGCCGCCAAGATCATGCGCCCGTCGGCCACCTGGAACGAGGCGCTGGCGACCTTCGCCTGA
- a CDS encoding mechanosensitive ion channel family protein, translated as MTDALTMDHLVPAGIALGAGLLGAFLLRMLLRWLAGHAGRTRWSGDDVIVAALRTVAPWAAVAGGVAGAAAALPLTRAVQHSVNQVLTVLLIFVATVTAARVIAGLVRTVTTSRSGVAGSATIFVNITRILVLAIGFLVMLQTLGVSIAPMLTALGVGGLAVALALQDTLANLFAGIHILASKTVQPGDYIQLSSGEEGYVEDINWRQTTVRELSNNLVVIPNGQLAKSNMTNFMRPEQRLTVLVQVGVSYDSDLEHVERVTSEVVAEVMTEVGGAVPEHEPAIRFHTFGDSRIGFTVILGVGEFSDQYRIKHEFIKRLHKRYRAEGIRIPSPARTVALQQGAVVLPQQRAGEDAAPLV; from the coding sequence GTGACCGACGCACTGACCATGGACCACCTGGTGCCCGCGGGCATCGCGCTGGGGGCGGGTCTGCTGGGGGCGTTCCTGCTGCGGATGCTGCTGCGGTGGCTGGCGGGCCATGCCGGGCGCACCCGCTGGAGCGGCGACGACGTGATCGTGGCCGCGCTGCGCACGGTGGCGCCGTGGGCGGCGGTCGCGGGCGGGGTCGCCGGTGCGGCGGCGGCGCTGCCCCTGACGCGGGCGGTGCAGCACAGCGTCAACCAGGTGCTGACGGTGCTGCTGATCTTCGTGGCGACGGTGACGGCGGCCCGGGTGATCGCGGGTCTGGTGCGGACGGTGACGACGTCCCGCTCCGGGGTCGCCGGGTCGGCCACGATCTTCGTCAACATCACCCGGATCCTGGTGCTGGCCATCGGCTTCCTGGTGATGCTGCAGACGCTGGGCGTCTCCATCGCGCCGATGCTCACCGCCCTGGGCGTCGGCGGTCTGGCGGTGGCGCTGGCCCTCCAGGACACGCTGGCCAACCTCTTCGCGGGCATCCACATCCTGGCCTCGAAGACGGTGCAGCCGGGTGACTACATCCAGCTCAGCAGCGGCGAGGAGGGTTACGTCGAGGACATCAACTGGCGCCAGACCACCGTCCGCGAGCTGTCCAACAACCTGGTCGTGATCCCGAACGGGCAGCTCGCGAAGTCGAACATGACCAACTTCATGCGGCCGGAGCAGCGGCTCACGGTCCTGGTCCAGGTGGGCGTCTCCTACGACAGTGACCTGGAGCACGTGGAGCGGGTGACGTCCGAGGTGGTGGCCGAGGTGATGACGGAGGTGGGCGGCGCGGTGCCGGAGCACGAGCCGGCGATCCGCTTCCACACCTTCGGCGACTCGCGGATCGGCTTCACGGTGATCCTGGGCGTGGGCGAGTTCAGCGACCAGTACCGGATCAAGCACGAGTTCATCAAACGGCTGCACAAGCGCTACCGGGCCGAGGGCATCCGGATCCCGTCGCCCGCCCGGACGGTCGCGCTCCAGCAGGGGGCCGTGGTCCTCCCGCAGCAGCGGGCGGGCGAGGACGCCGCGCCGCTCGTCTGA
- a CDS encoding lysylphosphatidylglycerol synthase transmembrane domain-containing protein, which produces MLPLLLVTVVAVRHRSVLAEGFGHLATARWPWLLAAAGATCLTWVAAACTRQGAVVERLPRRRLLAAQFAAGAANHLLPTGLGASAVNLRFMTVCGLPLARSSAALALYLLAESVGRLALLGALLLAFPDALRLGALLPEGAVGPLLVVAGAVPVVVAVVLVWLPRLRGAVVSFLRTALGEARSVHARPARALALWGGALAFPALQASALVLVGRSLGLAVPAGHLAVAYLAATVAVALVPTPGGVGSVEAALVVALVAAGGPAAVATAVVLAFRLLTVWLPLLPGALTLAVLVRMRVI; this is translated from the coding sequence GTGCTTCCGCTGCTGCTGGTGACCGTGGTCGCGGTGCGGCACCGGTCCGTGCTGGCCGAGGGCTTCGGCCATCTCGCCACGGCCCGCTGGCCCTGGCTGCTGGCCGCGGCCGGCGCGACCTGTCTGACGTGGGTGGCCGCCGCGTGCACCCGGCAGGGCGCGGTGGTGGAGCGGCTGCCCCGGCGGCGGCTGCTGGCCGCGCAGTTCGCGGCGGGCGCGGCCAACCACCTGCTGCCGACCGGGCTGGGCGCGAGCGCGGTGAACCTGCGGTTCATGACGGTGTGCGGGCTGCCGCTGGCCCGTTCCTCGGCGGCGCTGGCCCTGTACCTGTTGGCGGAGAGCGTCGGCCGCCTGGCTCTGCTGGGCGCCCTGCTGCTCGCGTTCCCCGACGCGCTGCGGCTCGGCGCGCTGCTGCCCGAGGGGGCCGTGGGGCCGCTGCTGGTCGTCGCGGGCGCGGTCCCGGTGGTGGTGGCGGTCGTGCTGGTGTGGCTGCCGCGGCTGCGTGGGGCGGTGGTCTCCTTCCTGCGGACGGCGCTGGGCGAGGCCCGGTCGGTGCACGCCCGTCCGGCGCGTGCGCTGGCGCTGTGGGGCGGCGCGCTGGCGTTCCCCGCGTTGCAGGCCTCGGCGCTGGTCCTGGTGGGGCGGTCGCTGGGGCTCGCGGTGCCGGCCGGGCACCTGGCGGTGGCGTATCTCGCGGCGACGGTGGCGGTGGCGCTGGTGCCCACGCCGGGCGGCGTCGGGTCGGTGGAGGCGGCGCTGGTGGTGGCGCTGGTGGCGGCGGGCGGGCCGGCGGCCGTGGCCACGGCGGTGGTGCTGGCGTTCCGGCTCCTGACGGTGTGGCTGCCGCTGCTGCCGGGGGCGCTGACGTTGGCGGTGCTGGTGCGGATGCGGGTGATCTGA
- a CDS encoding ABC transporter ATP-binding protein has translation MSMETTAWTQLHSVMNAERERRPLARATLRRVGAFARPHRRRIARFVLLGMVTALLAVATPVLAGRVVDAIVSDGDEATVVRLALLIALIALVEAVLGILSRRLSAALGEGLILDLRTAVFDHVQRMPVAFFTRTRTGALVSRLNNDVIGAQRAFSNTLSGVVSNVVTLLLTLAVMLTLSWQITLLAMVLLPVFVLPARRMGRRMAGMQREAATLNAAMGTRMTERFSAPGATLIKLFGRPDEESAEFAARARRVADIGVRTATAQAAFITALTAVSALALALVYGLGGWFALRGTLDPGAVVALALLLTRLYAPLTALAGARVEVMSALVSFERVFEVLDLTPLIDEKPGARPVPDGPVAVEFDDVRFGYPSADKVSLASLEEVASLDTRGGEEVLHGLSFRAEPGQTVALVGTSGAGKSTIAQLLPRLYDTDGGTVRVGGVDVRELSARSLRDTVGMVTQDGHLFHDTVRANLLLARPDATEEDLWEALHRARLADLVRSLPDGLDTVVGERGYRLSGGERQRMTIARLLLARQRVVILDEATAHLDNTSEAAVQEALAEALEGRTAVVIAHRLSTVRAADQILVVEAGRIVERGTHDELLAADGRYAQLHRTQFGRPTLDKAA, from the coding sequence ATGAGTATGGAGACCACAGCCTGGACCCAGCTGCACAGCGTCATGAACGCCGAGAGGGAGCGCCGCCCCCTCGCCCGCGCGACGCTGCGCCGCGTCGGCGCCTTCGCCCGGCCGCACCGCCGCCGCATCGCCCGCTTCGTGCTGCTCGGCATGGTGACCGCACTGCTCGCCGTCGCCACCCCGGTCCTCGCCGGACGGGTCGTCGACGCGATCGTGTCGGACGGCGACGAGGCCACCGTCGTACGCCTCGCCCTGCTCATCGCGCTCATCGCCCTCGTCGAGGCGGTGCTCGGCATCCTCTCCCGCAGACTCTCGGCGGCGCTCGGGGAGGGACTCATCCTCGATCTGCGGACGGCCGTGTTCGATCATGTGCAGCGCATGCCGGTCGCGTTCTTCACACGTACCCGTACGGGAGCGCTCGTCTCCCGACTCAACAACGACGTCATCGGCGCCCAACGCGCCTTCAGCAACACCCTGTCCGGCGTGGTCAGCAACGTGGTCACCCTGCTGCTCACCCTCGCCGTCATGCTCACCCTGTCGTGGCAGATCACCCTGCTCGCCATGGTGCTGCTCCCCGTGTTCGTGCTCCCCGCCCGCCGCATGGGCCGCCGCATGGCCGGCATGCAGCGCGAGGCCGCCACCCTCAACGCCGCCATGGGCACCCGCATGACCGAGCGGTTCTCCGCCCCCGGCGCCACCCTGATCAAGCTGTTCGGCCGCCCGGACGAGGAGTCCGCCGAGTTCGCCGCACGCGCCCGCCGCGTCGCCGACATCGGCGTGCGCACCGCCACCGCCCAGGCGGCCTTCATCACCGCGCTCACCGCGGTCTCCGCACTCGCGCTGGCCCTCGTCTACGGCCTCGGCGGATGGTTCGCCCTGCGCGGCACCCTGGACCCGGGCGCCGTCGTCGCCCTCGCCCTGCTCCTCACCCGCCTCTACGCCCCGCTCACCGCGCTCGCCGGAGCCCGCGTGGAGGTCATGAGCGCCCTCGTCAGCTTCGAGCGGGTCTTCGAGGTGCTGGACCTCACCCCGCTCATCGACGAGAAGCCCGGCGCCCGCCCCGTCCCCGACGGTCCGGTCGCCGTCGAGTTCGACGACGTCCGCTTCGGCTACCCGTCCGCCGACAAGGTCTCCCTGGCCTCCCTCGAAGAGGTCGCCTCCCTCGACACCCGCGGTGGCGAAGAGGTCCTGCACGGACTCTCCTTCCGCGCCGAACCGGGCCAGACCGTCGCCCTCGTCGGCACCTCGGGCGCCGGCAAGTCCACCATCGCCCAACTCCTGCCGCGCCTGTACGACACCGACGGCGGCACCGTCCGCGTCGGCGGCGTCGACGTGCGCGAACTGAGCGCGCGGTCGCTGCGCGACACCGTCGGCATGGTCACCCAGGACGGCCACCTCTTCCACGACACGGTCCGCGCCAACCTGCTCCTCGCCCGGCCGGACGCCACCGAGGAAGACCTGTGGGAGGCGCTGCACCGCGCCCGCCTGGCCGACCTCGTACGGTCCCTGCCGGACGGGCTCGACACCGTGGTCGGCGAGCGCGGCTACCGGCTCTCCGGCGGCGAACGCCAGCGGATGACCATCGCCAGGCTGCTCCTCGCCCGCCAGCGCGTCGTCATCCTCGACGAGGCCACCGCCCACCTCGACAACACCTCCGAGGCGGCCGTCCAGGAGGCCCTCGCCGAGGCCCTGGAGGGCAGGACCGCCGTGGTGATCGCGCACCGGCTCTCCACGGTCCGGGCGGCCGACCAGATCCTGGTCGTCGAGGCCGGCCGCATCGTGGAACGCGGCACCCACGACGAACTCCTCGCCGCCGACGGCCGCTACGCCCAACTGCACCGCACCCAGTTCGGCCGGCCGACCCTGGACAAGGCCGCGTAG
- a CDS encoding ATP-binding SpoIIE family protein phosphatase gives MRERPWLGGLRRPSNPLVSGHRAARGALRSMTEALGARRRLAWLNAADLSIGTTLDVRRTAEELADFTVPELADGTAVDLLDSVLRFQEGDRVTGGDAPRLRAMAVSEVEGLNLAPDPVGELSVHTADRLGQRCLTTRRPVLVTRMTRADFAVIAPSRESSDIMRRAGVHSYLAVQLIARGVLLGLADFVRAGHRAPFSRTDVALAMELASKAAVCIDNARLYGREREHVVTLQRALLPRSSPSTPGLDVSSCYDPAADPAAVGGDWFDVVALPSGRTALMVGDVMGRGLAAAATMGRLRTVARTLMALDIAPERLLARLDLAARDLEEDQAATCLCAVYDPCGGTFRIASAGHPPPLLTGPDGAVSFVEVPVGAPLGAGVIPYDPVELVVAERSRLTLYTDGLVRSRTSDLGTQLERLREAVGDGLPDDGTECRALAGRVGGDRSDDAIVLAAFARPLGPQCDVYVRALPPDGKAAGQARTAVREQLVRWGLQELVDTTELVVSELVGNALRYGNAPGELRLLRHERLSVEVSDSGPDLPQIQHADVSDESGRGLQLINIMCRRWGSCRTPGGKVVWAEQDLPVRAGVPRPQ, from the coding sequence GTGCGGGAACGACCGTGGCTGGGCGGGCTGCGCCGCCCCTCGAATCCCCTCGTGAGCGGGCACCGGGCGGCGCGGGGCGCCCTGCGGTCGATGACGGAGGCGCTGGGCGCGCGACGCCGCCTGGCGTGGTTGAACGCGGCGGACCTGAGCATCGGCACGACGCTCGACGTGCGGCGCACGGCGGAGGAGCTGGCCGACTTCACCGTGCCGGAACTGGCGGACGGCACCGCGGTGGACCTCCTGGACTCGGTGCTGCGGTTCCAGGAGGGCGACCGGGTCACCGGCGGGGACGCGCCGCGGCTGCGGGCGATGGCGGTGTCGGAGGTCGAGGGCCTGAATCTCGCGCCCGATCCCGTGGGCGAGCTGTCGGTGCACACCGCCGACCGGTTGGGGCAACGGTGCCTCACCACGCGCCGACCGGTGCTGGTGACCCGGATGACGCGGGCGGACTTCGCCGTGATCGCGCCCTCGCGCGAGTCGTCGGACATCATGCGCCGGGCGGGTGTCCACTCTTACCTGGCGGTGCAGCTGATCGCCCGCGGGGTGCTGCTGGGGCTCGCCGACTTCGTCCGGGCCGGCCACCGGGCGCCGTTCAGCCGTACCGACGTGGCGCTGGCCATGGAGCTGGCGTCCAAGGCCGCCGTGTGCATCGACAACGCCCGGCTCTACGGGCGCGAGCGCGAGCACGTGGTCACCCTGCAGCGGGCGCTGCTGCCCCGGTCCAGCCCGAGCACTCCGGGCCTGGACGTGTCCTCGTGCTACGACCCGGCAGCCGATCCGGCCGCCGTGGGCGGCGACTGGTTCGACGTGGTCGCGCTGCCCAGCGGCCGTACCGCGCTGATGGTGGGCGACGTGATGGGGCGCGGCCTGGCCGCCGCCGCGACCATGGGGCGGCTGCGCACGGTGGCCCGGACCCTGATGGCGCTGGACATCGCGCCCGAGCGCCTGCTGGCCCGCCTCGACCTGGCCGCGCGCGACCTGGAGGAGGACCAGGCCGCCACCTGTCTGTGCGCGGTCTACGACCCCTGCGGCGGCACCTTCCGGATCGCCAGCGCCGGTCATCCGCCGCCGCTGCTGACCGGTCCCGACGGTGCCGTCTCCTTCGTCGAGGTGCCCGTGGGGGCGCCGCTGGGGGCGGGGGTGATCCCGTACGACCCGGTCGAGCTGGTGGTGGCCGAGCGCAGCCGGCTGACGCTGTACACGGACGGGCTGGTCAGGTCGCGGACGTCCGACCTGGGCACCCAGCTGGAGCGGCTGCGCGAGGCGGTGGGCGACGGCCTGCCGGACGACGGCACCGAGTGCCGGGCGCTCGCCGGGCGGGTCGGCGGCGACCGGTCGGACGACGCGATCGTCCTGGCCGCGTTCGCCCGGCCGCTCGGCCCCCAGTGCGACGTGTACGTGCGGGCGCTGCCGCCGGACGGCAAGGCGGCCGGGCAGGCCCGTACGGCGGTGCGCGAGCAGCTGGTGCGGTGGGGCCTTCAGGAGCTGGTCGACACGACGGAGCTGGTGGTCAGCGAGCTGGTCGGCAACGCGCTGCGGTACGGCAACGCCCCCGGGGAGCTGCGGCTGCTGCGGCACGAGCGGCTGTCCGTGGAGGTCTCGGACTCCGGTCCCGACCTGCCGCAGATCCAGCACGCGGACGTGAGTGACGAGAGCGGCCGCGGCCTTCAGCTGATCAACATCATGTGCCGGCGCTGGGGCTCGTGCCGCACTCCCGGGGGGAAGGTCGTCTGGGCCGAGCAGGACCTCCCGGTGCGGGCCGGGGTGCCCCGCCCGCAGTAG